One window of the Paraburkholderia sp. PGU19 genome contains the following:
- a CDS encoding 4-hydroxythreonine-4-phosphate dehydrogenase PdxA codes for MKPRIAVLLGDPAGIGPELIARLLARPENRARADLLIIGDKRELDKGMEIAQQRFDYTVVKSETDAPRDTDVPSLIDFRLADDAPYERAVSTERGGRYSLEAFRKALALTQDKRTHAMMFAPVNKTSLHMAGMETSDEMEWFARQLDYSGAFCEFNVLDELWTSRVTSHMALKDVSARLSEQRIIGAIQLINDGLKRAGIASPRIAVCGFNPHNGDNGAFGREELDVIAPAVDKARSLGYDAQGPFPADTIFVRARDQKAFDGVVTMYHDQGQIAMKLMGFWRGVTVHGGLPVPITTPAHGTAFDIHGQGKADVGATQKAFDIAVRMAQDRLG; via the coding sequence ATGAAACCTCGTATTGCAGTCCTGCTTGGCGACCCGGCCGGCATCGGTCCCGAACTCATCGCGCGTTTGCTCGCGCGGCCCGAAAACCGCGCGCGCGCCGATCTGCTCATCATCGGCGACAAACGCGAGCTGGATAAAGGCATGGAGATCGCGCAGCAGCGCTTCGACTACACCGTGGTCAAAAGCGAAACCGATGCCCCGCGCGATACCGATGTGCCTTCGCTGATCGATTTTCGTCTCGCCGACGATGCCCCATACGAACGCGCCGTTTCGACCGAGCGGGGCGGGCGCTACAGCCTCGAAGCCTTCAGGAAGGCGCTGGCCCTGACGCAAGACAAGCGCACCCACGCGATGATGTTCGCCCCCGTCAACAAGACGTCGTTGCACATGGCGGGCATGGAGACGAGCGACGAAATGGAGTGGTTCGCGCGCCAGCTTGATTACAGCGGCGCATTCTGTGAATTCAACGTGCTCGACGAACTGTGGACCTCGCGCGTCACCTCGCACATGGCACTGAAGGATGTCAGCGCGCGGCTGTCGGAGCAGCGCATCATCGGTGCGATCCAGTTGATCAACGATGGCCTGAAGCGGGCGGGTATTGCTTCGCCGCGCATCGCGGTGTGCGGCTTCAATCCGCATAACGGCGACAATGGCGCGTTCGGCCGCGAGGAACTGGACGTGATCGCGCCCGCCGTCGACAAGGCGCGCTCGCTCGGTTACGACGCGCAGGGCCCGTTCCCGGCCGATACGATCTTCGTGCGTGCGCGCGACCAGAAGGCGTTCGACGGCGTGGTCACGATGTACCACGACCAGGGCCAGATTGCGATGAAGCTGATGGGCTTTTGGCGCGGCGTGACAGTGCATGGCGGCCTGCCAGTGCCGATCACCACGCCCGCGCACGGCACCGCGTTCGACATCCACGGCCAGGGCAAGGCCGACGTGGGCGCGACGCAAAAGGCCTTCGACATCGCCGTGCGCATGGCGCAGGACCGTCTGGGCTGA
- a CDS encoding ProQ/FinO family protein — translation MGFEQLAKLRDELAKQAKAQRKEKQAADKPAPHTGGKDQKAKDAGTRDANPRDAKSRDPRRAPRPADAKTHGKPAPARPAAKQQNPVDPVVHTIGKLQKRFPLAFPKNPAPKVALKIGILDDLLKQAGELKLTEQEVRDAVSTWCRGSRYWASLTEGASRVDLNGAETGKVTASESAFARRRSGGRNKPAAKSGEDAGVVAAAKPADDAAAAQTDGEGNTPAADQAQG, via the coding sequence ATGGGCTTTGAACAACTGGCGAAGCTGAGGGACGAACTCGCCAAGCAGGCAAAGGCGCAGCGCAAGGAAAAGCAGGCTGCGGACAAGCCGGCTCCTCACACGGGCGGCAAGGATCAGAAGGCGAAGGACGCTGGTACGCGCGACGCTAATCCGCGCGACGCAAAATCCCGGGACCCGCGACGGGCACCCCGGCCTGCGGATGCGAAGACGCACGGCAAGCCGGCGCCGGCTCGCCCGGCGGCAAAGCAGCAGAATCCCGTCGATCCCGTCGTGCATACGATCGGCAAGCTGCAGAAGCGTTTTCCGTTGGCCTTTCCGAAGAATCCTGCGCCGAAGGTGGCGCTGAAAATTGGCATTCTCGACGATCTGCTCAAGCAGGCCGGCGAACTGAAACTGACCGAGCAGGAAGTCCGCGATGCCGTGAGCACCTGGTGCCGTGGCAGCCGATATTGGGCGAGCTTGACGGAAGGCGCGTCGCGTGTAGATCTGAATGGCGCGGAAACGGGCAAGGTCACCGCGTCGGAATCTGCGTTCGCGCGACGCCGTTCGGGTGGACGGAACAAGCCTGCTGCAAAGTCTGGTGAAGATGCCGGTGTGGTTGCGGCTGCGAAGCCCGCGGATGACGCGGCTGCGGCGCAGACGGACGGTGAAGGAAATACGCCGGCTGCGGATCAGGCGCAAGGTTGA
- a CDS encoding amidohydrolase family protein codes for MMHEHIEALRQRFLHSGDDADLPIVDAHHHFWDLERNYHPWLRDVPRIPFRYGDYEAICHDFLPDDYFARAGNHRIVKTVMMEGEWDPRDPTGEARWATALHQRTGLPSAMAAQIWLDRDDVTDVLAAYRDLPLVRSVRHKPATVPRAAHRRDFSAPGSMRSEGWRRGYALLEASGLMFELQAPWWHFEEAAELARDFPRTRIVVNHTGLPADRSDEALAAWRSALDALARHPDVWLKISGIGEQGAAWSVARNGPIVRDAIACFGTARCLFASNFPVDSLVVTLDDLFSGFKTIVAGCTREERLALFYDNACALYRI; via the coding sequence ATGATGCACGAGCACATCGAGGCCTTGCGACAGCGCTTTCTGCATAGCGGCGATGACGCGGACCTGCCCATCGTCGATGCGCATCATCACTTCTGGGATCTGGAGCGCAACTATCATCCGTGGCTGCGCGACGTGCCGCGCATCCCATTTCGTTACGGCGATTACGAAGCGATCTGCCATGACTTCCTGCCCGACGATTATTTCGCGCGAGCGGGCAATCACCGCATCGTCAAGACGGTGATGATGGAAGGGGAGTGGGACCCGCGCGATCCCACGGGCGAAGCGCGCTGGGCCACGGCGCTGCATCAGCGAACGGGTCTGCCCAGCGCGATGGCTGCGCAGATCTGGCTAGACCGCGACGACGTGACCGACGTGCTCGCCGCTTACCGTGATCTACCGCTCGTGCGCAGCGTGCGGCACAAGCCCGCGACCGTGCCGCGCGCCGCGCATCGCCGCGATTTCAGCGCGCCCGGCTCGATGCGTTCCGAAGGCTGGCGGCGCGGCTACGCGCTGCTTGAAGCAAGTGGCCTGATGTTCGAACTGCAGGCGCCATGGTGGCATTTTGAAGAAGCGGCCGAACTCGCGCGCGACTTTCCGCGCACGAGGATCGTCGTGAATCACACGGGTTTGCCTGCTGACCGCAGCGACGAAGCGCTTGCCGCGTGGCGCAGCGCGCTCGATGCGCTGGCGCGCCATCCCGATGTCTGGCTGAAGATTTCAGGTATCGGCGAGCAGGGCGCTGCATGGAGCGTGGCGCGCAACGGTCCCATCGTGCGCGATGCGATCGCCTGCTTCGGCACTGCGCGTTGTCTGTTCGCGAGCAACTTTCCCGTCGACAGTCTAGTGGTGACGCTCGACGATCTGTTCAGCGGCTTCAAGACGATCGTCGCGGGTTGCACGCGCGAGGAGCGGCTCGCGCTCTTCTACGACAACGCGTGCGCGCTCTATCGCATCTAG
- a CDS encoding porin: MKRRYPEVKAALAGAAMLATLPAFAQSSVTLYGIVDNGIGYQSSSTTLGSTTGGHSAFKMVTGVWAGSRFGLKGAEDLGGGTKAIFTLEEGFSANNGAMSTNNLMFSRQAFVGVTNATYGSLTAGRQYASYYQLLSPYSPTTWLTGFYGAHAGDVDGLDTIYRANNTLLYMSPTLYGFKFSGSYSFGGVPGSAYQGSTWSTAVQYSQGPIGIAVGFSKINNSNVNGGTFGTDTTTSNAGAQAGVSAVTNGYQSARAQQRFAVGGGYTFNSQFDITATYSNVQYIPGIGSGFHDLSIWNSGGIVLHWKPTAAWDFATGYAYTRATKANGISSNASYSQVNLSEYYSLSKRTGLYALQAYQRANGQTLGTNGRTIINATATIGDGFNSTPSSSRSMVGVGVGIVHRF; encoded by the coding sequence ATGAAACGACGTTACCCCGAAGTCAAAGCCGCTCTGGCTGGCGCAGCGATGCTGGCCACGCTGCCTGCGTTCGCGCAAAGCAGCGTGACGCTGTACGGCATCGTCGATAACGGCATCGGTTATCAGTCGAGCTCGACGACGCTCGGTTCGACCACGGGCGGACATTCGGCCTTCAAGATGGTCACGGGCGTATGGGCGGGCAGCCGCTTCGGCCTGAAGGGCGCAGAAGACCTCGGTGGCGGTACGAAAGCGATCTTCACACTGGAAGAAGGTTTCAGCGCGAACAACGGCGCGATGTCGACGAACAACCTGATGTTCAGCCGCCAGGCGTTCGTCGGCGTGACGAACGCCACGTACGGTTCGCTGACGGCTGGCCGCCAGTACGCGTCGTACTACCAGTTGCTGTCGCCGTATAGCCCGACGACGTGGCTGACGGGTTTCTACGGCGCGCACGCGGGCGACGTCGACGGTCTCGATACGATCTATCGCGCGAACAATACGCTGCTGTACATGTCGCCAACGCTGTACGGCTTCAAGTTCAGCGGCTCGTATTCGTTCGGCGGCGTGCCGGGCAGCGCGTATCAGGGCTCGACGTGGAGCACGGCGGTCCAGTATTCGCAAGGCCCGATCGGCATCGCGGTGGGCTTCTCGAAGATCAACAACTCGAACGTGAATGGCGGCACGTTCGGCACCGATACGACGACGTCGAACGCGGGCGCGCAGGCGGGTGTGTCGGCCGTGACCAATGGCTACCAGTCGGCACGCGCGCAGCAGCGCTTCGCCGTCGGCGGGGGCTATACGTTCAACAGCCAGTTCGACATCACGGCGACGTATTCGAACGTGCAGTACATTCCGGGCATCGGGTCGGGCTTCCACGACCTGTCGATCTGGAACTCGGGCGGCATCGTGCTGCACTGGAAGCCGACGGCTGCATGGGACTTCGCGACGGGCTACGCCTACACGCGCGCGACGAAGGCCAACGGCATCTCGAGCAACGCGTCGTATTCGCAGGTCAACCTGTCCGAGTACTACTCGCTGTCCAAGCGTACGGGTCTGTATGCGTTGCAGGCATATCAGCGCGCGAACGGCCAGACGCTCGGCACGAACGGCCGCACCATCATCAACGCGACGGCGACGATCGGCGATGGCTTTAACTCGACGCCTTCGTCATCGCGCAGCATGGTCGGTGTGGGCGTCGGCATCGTGCATCGGTTCTGA
- a CDS encoding L-rhamnonate dehydratase — translation MKIKHVRARVFEWKGKVVPPQSHFCTNAVDILYERGDAMGSFRFHGWLVVEIECDDGTVGIGNCALAPRVAKQIVDEYLAPIAIGEDPFDYEYLWQKMYRRTLAWGRKGIGMAAISAMDIAIWDIMGKAVKKPVFKLLGGRTKEKIWCYASKLYNNDDRDAFLGEAQGYLDQGFTAMKMRFGYGPKDGPKGMAKNLEQVRLLRELAGDDVDIMVECYMGWTLEYARRMLPRLAEFNLRWLEEPVIGDDVEGYQELKKMNILPISGGEHEFTVYGFKDLLERRAVDVIQYDTNRVGGITAARKINAMAEAWSVPVIPHAGQMHNYHLTMASTASPMSEFFPVFDVEVGNELFYYIFDGEPQPENGYLQLSDETPGLGITLSDKYLKDFDIIE, via the coding sequence ATGAAGATCAAGCACGTCCGCGCACGCGTTTTCGAATGGAAGGGCAAGGTCGTTCCGCCGCAATCGCACTTCTGCACGAACGCGGTGGACATCCTCTACGAACGCGGCGACGCGATGGGCTCGTTCCGCTTCCACGGCTGGCTGGTCGTGGAGATCGAATGCGACGACGGCACGGTGGGCATTGGCAATTGCGCGCTGGCGCCGCGCGTGGCCAAGCAGATCGTCGATGAATACCTCGCGCCTATCGCGATCGGCGAAGATCCGTTCGATTACGAATACCTGTGGCAGAAGATGTATCGCCGCACGCTGGCATGGGGCCGCAAGGGCATCGGCATGGCGGCGATCTCGGCGATGGATATCGCCATCTGGGACATCATGGGCAAGGCGGTGAAAAAGCCGGTGTTCAAGCTGCTCGGCGGCCGCACGAAAGAGAAGATCTGGTGCTACGCCTCGAAGCTGTACAACAACGACGATCGCGACGCCTTCCTCGGAGAAGCGCAAGGCTATCTCGACCAGGGCTTCACCGCGATGAAAATGCGCTTCGGCTACGGCCCGAAGGACGGCCCGAAAGGCATGGCGAAGAACCTCGAACAGGTGCGCCTGCTGCGCGAACTGGCGGGCGACGACGTGGACATCATGGTCGAATGCTACATGGGCTGGACGCTCGAATACGCGCGCCGCATGTTGCCGCGCCTCGCTGAATTCAACCTGCGCTGGCTGGAAGAACCGGTGATCGGCGACGACGTGGAAGGGTATCAGGAGCTCAAGAAGATGAACATCCTGCCCATCTCGGGCGGCGAGCACGAGTTCACCGTGTACGGCTTCAAGGACCTGCTCGAACGGCGCGCGGTGGACGTCATCCAGTACGACACCAACCGCGTGGGCGGCATCACGGCGGCACGCAAGATCAACGCGATGGCCGAGGCATGGTCGGTGCCCGTCATCCCGCACGCGGGGCAGATGCACAATTATCACCTCACCATGGCATCGACGGCCAGCCCGATGTCGGAGTTCTTCCCCGTATTCGACGTAGAAGTGGGCAACGAACTGTTCTACTACATCTTCGACGGCGAGCCGCAGCCGGAGAACGGCTATCTGCAACTGTCCGACGAGACGCCGGGCTTGGGGATCACGCTCTCGGACAAGTATCTGAAGGACTTCGACATCATCGAATGA
- a CDS encoding dihydrodipicolinate synthase family protein, whose amino-acid sequence MTATTYRGVFPVAPTIFDEDGRLDLEGQKRAIDFMIDAGSHGVCILANFSEQFALSDAERETVQRTVLEHVAGRVPVIVTTTHFSSQICAGRSRAAQLAGAAMVMVMPPYHGATIRVSERDIEAFYQRVSDAIDIPIMIQDAPVAGTPLSAPFLARLAKEVEHVSYFKIETAQAASKLRELIELGGDAIVGPWDGEEAITLIPDFDAGATGAMTGGGYPDGIRKIVDAYASGDTEQAAALYQQWLPLINYENRQCGLAACKTLMKEGGVIRSDAVRHPLAPMHPKVREGLLKVARRLDPLVLRWGR is encoded by the coding sequence ATGACTGCAACGACCTACCGCGGCGTGTTCCCCGTCGCACCCACCATTTTCGACGAGGACGGGCGGCTCGATCTCGAAGGCCAGAAACGCGCCATCGATTTCATGATCGACGCCGGCTCGCATGGCGTGTGCATCCTTGCGAACTTTTCCGAGCAGTTCGCGCTCTCCGACGCCGAGCGCGAGACCGTGCAGCGCACCGTGCTCGAACACGTCGCGGGCCGTGTGCCGGTGATCGTCACGACCACGCACTTCAGTTCGCAGATCTGCGCCGGGCGCAGCCGTGCGGCGCAACTCGCGGGCGCCGCGATGGTCATGGTGATGCCGCCGTATCACGGCGCGACGATTCGCGTGAGCGAGCGCGACATTGAGGCGTTCTACCAGCGCGTGTCGGATGCGATCGACATCCCCATCATGATCCAGGACGCGCCCGTGGCGGGCACGCCGCTGTCCGCGCCGTTTCTCGCCAGATTGGCGAAGGAAGTCGAGCACGTGTCGTACTTCAAGATCGAAACCGCGCAGGCGGCCTCGAAGCTGCGCGAGCTGATCGAACTGGGCGGTGATGCGATCGTCGGCCCCTGGGACGGCGAGGAAGCGATTACGTTGATCCCGGATTTCGATGCGGGCGCGACGGGCGCGATGACGGGCGGCGGCTATCCGGACGGCATCCGCAAGATCGTCGATGCGTATGCGTCTGGCGACACCGAACAGGCTGCGGCGCTCTATCAGCAATGGCTTCCCCTCATCAACTACGAGAACCGCCAGTGCGGGCTTGCGGCCTGCAAGACGCTGATGAAGGAGGGCGGCGTGATCCGCTCGGACGCGGTGCGTCATCCGCTCGCACCGATGCATCCCAAGGTACGCGAAGGGCTGCTGAAGGTGGCGCGCAGGCTTGACCCGCTGGTCTTGCGCTGGGGCCGCTGA
- a CDS encoding amidohydrolase family protein — translation MNARSQNSIGFDLPIFDAHHHFFDLSDGHYPWLTDAYNPQFFLGDYRAICRDFLPADYRAATAGFQVIGTVHVEAERSRREQVAENGFVARLNAREGLPSVAVAHVYFTQHDCAEVLAAHAADPLVRGVRSKPVTSTHAQASVRGEPGTMQDEAWLRGLATLERFGLSWDLRVPYWHLEEAAEVARGVPDTIIVLNHLGLPLDRSDAGLAIWRRGMAALADCGNVHLKVSEPGLKGGVWDSASNRRVIREAVEMFGFSRSMFASNLPVGSLSASFEQMVADVVGALPAASEAQLRELFAGTCRRVYRVPA, via the coding sequence ATGAACGCACGCTCGCAAAACAGCATCGGTTTCGACCTGCCGATCTTCGACGCACATCATCATTTCTTTGATCTGTCGGACGGTCACTATCCGTGGTTGACCGACGCCTACAATCCGCAGTTCTTTCTCGGCGACTATCGCGCGATCTGCCGTGATTTTCTGCCGGCGGATTATCGCGCGGCGACGGCGGGCTTCCAGGTGATCGGCACGGTGCATGTCGAAGCGGAGCGCTCGCGCCGTGAGCAGGTCGCGGAGAACGGCTTCGTCGCGCGGCTCAACGCGCGCGAGGGCTTGCCGTCAGTCGCGGTCGCACACGTGTATTTCACGCAGCACGATTGCGCAGAGGTACTCGCCGCGCACGCGGCCGATCCGCTGGTGCGCGGCGTGCGGTCCAAACCCGTGACCTCGACGCACGCGCAGGCGAGCGTGCGCGGCGAGCCGGGCACCATGCAGGACGAGGCCTGGCTGCGCGGACTGGCAACGCTGGAACGCTTCGGCCTGTCGTGGGATCTGCGGGTGCCTTACTGGCATCTGGAGGAGGCAGCCGAAGTCGCACGCGGCGTCCCGGACACGATCATCGTGCTCAATCATCTGGGGCTTCCGCTAGATCGCTCGGATGCCGGTCTTGCAATATGGCGTCGGGGGATGGCGGCGCTGGCCGATTGCGGCAACGTGCATCTGAAAGTGTCGGAGCCCGGCCTTAAGGGTGGCGTGTGGGACAGTGCCAGTAATCGGCGAGTCATTCGCGAGGCGGTCGAGATGTTCGGCTTCTCGCGTTCGATGTTTGCGAGCAATTTGCCCGTCGGAAGTCTCTCTGCGAGTTTCGAACAGATGGTTGCGGATGTGGTTGGTGCTTTGCCTGCTGCGAGTGAAGCGCAATTGCGGGAGCTTTTTGCCGGGACGTGTCGCCGGGTGTACAGGGTGCCAGCATAG
- a CDS encoding MFS transporter, with protein sequence MAVDEEHRLFRKIAWRFLPVLMLGYLAASIDRVNVGFAKLHMAQTLGLSDAMYGFGAGIFFVGYFFFEVPSNLILYRVGARRWLARIMVSWGVVSGLMMFVSTPWEFYAARFALGVAEAGFIPGVIYYLTIWFPAHRRGRVMGVFYIALALSGLIGGPVSGWILQSMPGVWGLAGWRWMFLLEALPTIAVAGLILATLDDRIEDAQWLDASERANLLRVMQNEVRHKPHLSMREMFANRHLAVMCLIFFANIFAMYGLGFWMPTLIKNMGVASDLHIGLLSALPSLCAIPAMVLFGRSADRHGERRWHLATLFLIGAVGLALTVIWQHEPALGILALCVANFGILAIPPMFWSLPTALLSGAAAAAGIALINCLANLSGFLGPYIVGTVKQLTGTSEASIWLMCAVLFAGALLVLSIPARLVNR encoded by the coding sequence ATGGCGGTGGACGAAGAGCATCGGCTCTTCCGCAAGATCGCGTGGCGCTTCTTGCCGGTGCTGATGCTCGGCTATCTCGCCGCGTCGATCGACCGCGTCAACGTGGGTTTCGCCAAGCTGCACATGGCGCAAACGCTCGGCCTGAGCGACGCGATGTATGGTTTCGGTGCGGGCATTTTTTTCGTTGGCTATTTTTTCTTCGAAGTCCCGAGCAACCTGATTCTCTACCGCGTCGGGGCCCGCCGCTGGCTGGCGCGCATCATGGTGAGCTGGGGTGTAGTATCCGGCCTGATGATGTTCGTCAGCACGCCGTGGGAGTTCTATGCCGCGCGTTTCGCGCTCGGCGTGGCGGAGGCGGGCTTCATACCCGGCGTCATTTATTACCTCACGATCTGGTTTCCCGCGCATCGGCGCGGCCGCGTGATGGGCGTGTTCTATATCGCGCTGGCGCTGTCCGGGCTGATCGGCGGTCCCGTGTCCGGCTGGATCTTGCAGTCCATGCCGGGCGTCTGGGGCCTCGCGGGCTGGCGGTGGATGTTTCTGCTCGAGGCGCTTCCGACCATCGCCGTGGCGGGGCTGATCCTTGCGACGCTCGACGACAGGATCGAGGATGCGCAGTGGCTCGATGCCAGCGAGCGCGCCAATCTGCTGCGCGTGATGCAAAACGAGGTACGCCATAAGCCGCATCTGTCGATGCGCGAGATGTTCGCCAATCGTCACCTCGCCGTGATGTGCCTGATCTTCTTCGCGAACATTTTCGCGATGTACGGCCTCGGCTTCTGGATGCCCACGCTGATCAAGAACATGGGCGTCGCCAGCGACCTGCATATCGGCCTGCTGTCCGCGCTGCCGAGCTTATGTGCAATTCCCGCGATGGTCCTGTTCGGCCGCAGCGCGGACCGGCATGGCGAGCGCCGCTGGCATCTGGCCACGCTGTTCCTGATTGGTGCAGTGGGGCTGGCCTTGACGGTGATCTGGCAGCACGAGCCCGCGCTCGGCATACTCGCGCTCTGCGTAGCGAACTTCGGCATACTCGCCATTCCACCGATGTTCTGGAGCCTGCCGACGGCGCTCCTGAGCGGCGCGGCGGCGGCGGCGGGCATCGCGCTGATCAACTGTCTGGCCAATCTGTCCGGCTTTCTCGGGCCGTATATCGTTGGCACGGTGAAACAGTTGACGGGCACCAGCGAGGCGTCGATCTGGCTGATGTGCGCTGTGCTCTTCGCGGGCGCGCTGCTGGTGCTGTCGATTCCCGCGCGGCTCGTCAATCGATGA
- a CDS encoding MFS transporter — MESRMEARAATRDAASAQHSTSVRWRIFGVVFLITLINLVDRISLSIAMPTIAKEFTLSPAMQGLILSSFFWSYALLQIPGGWLIDRFGPRKVVACATVLWGLFQTLMGAATGGLSMLFMRVGLGAAEAPLFPAGSKLNALWLSKKERARGAVLMDAGSPLGAAIGGLAISNLILMFGSWRTAFVVAGLATIACGWLAWRYLRDDPAKHPGVNSAELEHIRDGAPAQASAAIQASAHTQDAPLPLRSTVAMCVGRMAWAMIFFGLLTWGPTYLTQARGLSLSQIGAATFFIFLAGACGSLTGGFLCDALCSWGFSRGKVVKGMIALSGLTTLAVFAALPGISSPVTAIAVLCAASFMLLWGSLYWSLPSLLASPGRVGLLGACMNCAGSVGGISIPLITGFILQRTGSFDAVLHFYSACAMVYIAGSLAIDLRRTR; from the coding sequence ATGGAGAGCAGGATGGAGGCCCGCGCGGCGACGCGCGATGCAGCATCGGCACAGCACTCGACCAGCGTACGCTGGCGCATCTTCGGCGTGGTGTTTCTCATCACGTTGATCAATTTGGTGGATCGCATCTCGCTGTCGATCGCGATGCCCACCATCGCGAAAGAGTTCACACTCTCGCCCGCGATGCAGGGCCTCATTCTCTCCAGCTTCTTCTGGTCGTATGCGTTGCTGCAGATTCCCGGCGGCTGGCTGATCGACCGCTTCGGGCCGCGCAAGGTGGTCGCATGCGCAACGGTGCTGTGGGGCCTGTTTCAGACGCTGATGGGCGCAGCGACGGGCGGTCTGTCGATGCTCTTCATGCGCGTCGGGCTGGGCGCCGCTGAAGCGCCGCTGTTTCCCGCGGGCAGCAAGCTCAACGCGCTGTGGCTCTCGAAGAAGGAACGCGCGCGCGGCGCGGTATTGATGGATGCCGGCTCGCCGCTCGGCGCGGCGATCGGCGGGCTGGCCATCTCGAACCTGATCCTGATGTTCGGCTCGTGGCGCACGGCGTTCGTGGTCGCGGGCCTCGCGACCATCGCATGCGGATGGCTGGCGTGGCGCTATCTGCGCGACGATCCCGCGAAGCATCCGGGCGTCAACTCGGCGGAACTGGAGCATATCCGCGACGGCGCACCCGCACAGGCCAGCGCCGCGATTCAGGCGAGCGCGCACACGCAGGACGCGCCCTTGCCGCTGCGCTCGACGGTGGCGATGTGCGTGGGTCGCATGGCTTGGGCGATGATCTTTTTCGGCTTGCTGACCTGGGGCCCGACCTATCTGACGCAGGCACGGGGCCTGAGCCTGTCGCAAATCGGCGCCGCCACGTTCTTCATCTTCCTCGCGGGCGCCTGTGGCTCACTGACGGGAGGCTTCCTGTGCGACGCGTTGTGCTCGTGGGGCTTCTCGCGCGGCAAGGTCGTGAAGGGCATGATCGCGCTATCGGGTCTTACGACGCTGGCGGTGTTTGCCGCGCTGCCGGGCATTTCATCGCCCGTGACGGCCATCGCGGTGCTGTGCGCGGCATCGTTCATGCTGTTGTGGGGCAGCCTCTACTGGAGCCTGCCATCGCTGCTCGCCAGTCCGGGACGCGTGGGCCTGCTAGGCGCATGCATGAATTGTGCGGGCAGCGTCGGCGGCATCTCGATTCCGCTTATCACGGGCTTCATTCTTCAACGCACCGGCTCCTTCGATGCGGTGCTGCATTTTTACAGTGCGTGTGCAATGGTGTATATCGCCGGCTCACTGGCGATCGACCTGCGCCGCACGCGCTGA
- a CDS encoding LysR family transcriptional regulator — translation MIAPASTIRKRLRLRHLQLMHALSETESLRSAADELAMTQPAATKALKELEDTIGVSLFVRHPRGMEATVYGEAVMRYARVMFEDLDELREELAAIEAGDIGKVRIGAVMAPAPELLTRVIVQLKEAHPRLQISVQIDTSDVLVQALQQDQLDIVVGRIPYGFPALDLSFETLSEEALSIVARPDHPALGIPGRPKLVQLSKFAWIVQPHPSPMREIIDQTFRESRVAPPESTVETSSILTTLSLLRDSDMLAVLPSSVADYYSALGTIASLGTPLRGRLAPYGLILRKNRRISPATQLVIEAIRTA, via the coding sequence ATGATCGCGCCCGCCTCGACCATCCGGAAACGACTCCGCCTGCGCCATCTGCAACTGATGCATGCGCTCTCCGAAACTGAATCGCTACGCAGCGCCGCCGACGAACTCGCGATGACCCAACCCGCGGCCACCAAGGCGTTGAAGGAACTGGAAGACACCATCGGCGTGTCGCTATTCGTGCGGCATCCGCGCGGCATGGAGGCGACCGTCTACGGCGAGGCAGTGATGCGCTATGCGCGCGTGATGTTCGAGGATCTCGATGAACTGCGCGAGGAACTGGCCGCCATCGAGGCGGGCGATATCGGCAAGGTGCGCATCGGCGCGGTGATGGCGCCCGCGCCGGAACTGCTGACGCGCGTGATCGTGCAGTTGAAGGAGGCACACCCCCGTCTGCAGATCAGCGTGCAGATCGATACCAGCGACGTGCTCGTGCAGGCCTTGCAGCAAGATCAGCTCGATATCGTCGTCGGGCGCATTCCGTATGGCTTTCCCGCGCTGGATCTGAGCTTCGAGACCTTGTCGGAGGAGGCGCTTTCCATCGTCGCGCGGCCGGACCATCCGGCGCTCGGCATTCCGGGCAGGCCGAAGCTCGTGCAGTTGTCGAAGTTCGCGTGGATCGTGCAACCCCATCCCAGTCCGATGCGCGAGATCATCGACCAGACTTTCAGGGAATCGCGCGTGGCGCCGCCGGAAAGCACCGTGGAGACTTCATCGATTCTCACCACGCTCTCGCTGCTGCGTGATTCGGACATGCTGGCCGTGCTGCCGTCCTCCGTGGCGGATTACTATTCGGCGCTCGGCACGATTGCGTCGCTGGGTACGCCGTTACGCGGCCGGCTCGCGCCTTATGGGCTGATTCTGCGGAAGAACCGGCGCATCAGCCCGGCAACGCAACTGGTGATCGAGGCGATTCGCACCGCGTGA